From Micromonospora nigra, one genomic window encodes:
- a CDS encoding AAA family ATPase, whose amino-acid sequence MTDRQSIVFNGDLGSGKSTVSVEIAERLGLRRVSVGDLYRQMAQERQMTALQLNLHAELDQAVDGYVDQLQRDIAASGERLVMDSRLAWHFFTDALKVHMITEPGEAARRVLLRPSGPAESYTSLEEAKARLRERSESERGRFIIRYGVDKARLRNYDLVCDTTRANPEEVITHIIDAYEGRLGAEVLRDGPPLLLLDPARVYPTEDVATLRGLWESDFVGEVAAAGDEALEPLRIGYTGEYFFVVDGHRRLSAALRSGFRLVPGLLVAEVDEPVVGGISAVDYFARQASPSVIHDWEAAHGIDLPLPAHTLLGGDAVLAGEPGATA is encoded by the coding sequence GTGACCGACCGTCAATCGATCGTCTTCAACGGCGACCTCGGCAGCGGCAAGAGCACGGTGTCGGTGGAGATCGCCGAGCGGCTCGGACTGCGCCGCGTCAGCGTGGGTGACCTCTACCGGCAGATGGCGCAGGAACGGCAGATGACCGCCCTGCAGCTCAACCTGCACGCCGAGCTCGACCAGGCCGTCGACGGGTACGTCGACCAGCTCCAGCGCGACATCGCCGCCTCCGGCGAGCGCCTGGTCATGGACTCTCGCCTGGCCTGGCACTTCTTCACCGACGCGCTCAAGGTGCACATGATCACCGAGCCCGGCGAGGCGGCCCGCCGGGTGCTGCTGCGCCCCTCGGGCCCGGCCGAGAGCTACACCTCGCTGGAGGAGGCGAAGGCCAGGCTCCGGGAGCGCAGCGAGAGCGAGCGCGGCCGGTTCATCATCCGCTACGGCGTCGACAAGGCCCGGCTGCGCAACTACGACCTCGTCTGCGACACCACCCGGGCGAACCCCGAAGAGGTGATCACGCACATCATCGACGCGTACGAGGGCCGCCTCGGCGCGGAGGTGCTGCGTGACGGCCCGCCGCTGCTGCTGCTCGATCCCGCCCGCGTCTACCCGACCGAGGACGTGGCGACCCTGCGCGGCCTGTGGGAGTCGGACTTCGTGGGCGAGGTCGCCGCCGCCGGCGACGAGGCACTGGAACCGCTGCGGATCGGCTACACCGGCGAGTACTTCTTCGTCGTCGACGGCCACCGCCGGCTGAGCGCGGCGCTGCGCAGCGGGTTCCGGCTGGTGCCGGGCCTGCTGGTCGCGGAGGTCGACGAGCCGGTGGTCGGCGGGATCAGCGCGGTCGACTACTTCGCCCGCCAGGCCAGCCCGAGCGTGATCCACGACTGGGAGGCCGCCCACGGGATCGACCTGCCGCTGCCGGCGCACACCCTGCTCGGCGGCGACGCGGTGCTGGCCGGGGAGCCCGGCGCGACGGCCTGA
- the metK gene encoding methionine adenosyltransferase, translated as MTRRLFTSESVTEGHPDKIADQISDGILDALLSEDPHSRVAVETLITTGQVHVAGEVTTKAYADIPTIVRDTILGIGYDSSKKGFDGASCGVSVSIGAQSPDIAQGVDNAFELRTGASESALDAQGAGDQGMMFGFACSETPELMPLPIALAHRLALRLSAVRKDGTVPYLRPDGKTQVTIEYEGLRPVRLNTVVVSSQHAADISLESLLTPDVRDHVIAPELENLGLDTEGYRLLVNPTGRFEIGGPMGDAGLTGRKIIVDTYGGYARHGGGAFSGKDPSKVDRSAAYAMRWVAKNVVAAGLAERCEAQVAYAIGKAHPVSLFIETFGTETVPVASIEKAVSEVFDLRPAAIIRDLHLLRPIYRQTAAYGHFGRELPELTWENTDRAADLKSVAGA; from the coding sequence GTGACACGCCGCCTCTTCACGTCCGAATCGGTGACGGAGGGCCACCCGGACAAGATCGCCGACCAGATCAGCGACGGCATCCTGGACGCCCTGCTGTCGGAGGATCCGCACAGCCGGGTTGCTGTCGAAACGTTGATCACCACGGGTCAGGTACATGTGGCCGGTGAGGTCACCACCAAGGCGTACGCCGACATCCCGACGATCGTGCGGGACACGATCCTGGGCATCGGCTACGACTCGTCGAAGAAGGGATTCGACGGCGCCTCGTGTGGCGTGAGTGTCTCCATCGGCGCGCAGTCGCCGGACATCGCGCAGGGTGTCGACAACGCCTTCGAGTTGCGCACGGGCGCGTCGGAGAGCGCGTTGGACGCGCAGGGCGCGGGCGACCAGGGCATGATGTTCGGGTTCGCCTGCTCGGAGACGCCCGAGCTGATGCCGCTGCCGATCGCGCTGGCGCACCGGTTGGCGCTCCGGTTGTCGGCGGTCCGCAAGGACGGCACCGTCCCCTACCTGCGGCCCGACGGCAAGACCCAGGTGACCATCGAGTACGAGGGGCTGCGCCCGGTTCGGTTGAACACGGTGGTGGTGTCCAGCCAGCACGCGGCGGACATCTCGCTGGAGTCGCTGCTGACCCCGGACGTGCGTGACCACGTCATCGCCCCCGAGCTGGAGAACCTCGGCCTGGACACCGAGGGGTACCGCCTGCTGGTGAACCCGACGGGCCGGTTCGAGATCGGTGGCCCGATGGGTGACGCGGGCCTGACGGGCCGGAAGATCATCGTGGACACCTACGGCGGGTACGCGCGGCACGGTGGTGGGGCGTTCTCGGGCAAGGACCCGTCGAAGGTCGACCGGTCGGCGGCGTACGCGATGCGGTGGGTGGCGAAGAACGTGGTCGCCGCCGGCCTGGCGGAGCGGTGTGAGGCGCAGGTCGCCTACGCGATCGGCAAGGCGCACCCGGTGAGCCTGTTCATCGAGACGTTCGGCACGGAGACGGTGCCGGTGGCGTCGATCGAGAAGGCGGTGTCGGAGGTGTTCGACCTGCGACCGGCCGCGATCATCCGGGATCTGCACCTGTTGCGCCCGATCTACCGGCAGACCGCGGCCTACGGACACTTCGGCCGGGAGTTGCCGGAGCTGACCTGGGAGAACACCGACCGGGCCGCCGACCTCAAGTCGGTCGCGGGAGCCTGA
- the def gene encoding peptide deformylase gives MTVQPIRLFGDPVLRTPADPVVDFDVELRKLVADLTDTMREQNGAGLAAPQLGVGLRVFTFDVDDVLGHLVNPVLEFPDEEEQDGPEGCLSIPGLYFDTKRRQNVVAKGFNGYGDPVQIVGTGLMARCVQHETDHLDGVLFVDRLDPAGRKEAMKAIRQAEWYDDAAPPTVKVSPHSVGSPFGLGG, from the coding sequence GTGACCGTTCAGCCCATCCGTCTGTTCGGCGATCCGGTGCTGCGCACGCCGGCCGACCCGGTGGTCGACTTCGACGTCGAGCTGCGCAAGCTCGTCGCCGACCTGACCGACACGATGCGCGAGCAGAACGGTGCCGGCCTGGCCGCGCCGCAGCTCGGCGTGGGCCTGCGGGTGTTCACCTTCGACGTCGACGACGTGCTCGGCCACCTGGTGAACCCGGTGCTGGAGTTCCCCGACGAGGAGGAACAGGACGGCCCGGAGGGCTGCCTGTCCATCCCCGGGCTCTACTTCGACACCAAGCGACGGCAGAACGTGGTCGCCAAGGGGTTCAACGGCTACGGCGACCCGGTGCAGATCGTCGGCACCGGCTTGATGGCCCGCTGCGTGCAGCACGAGACCGACCACCTCGACGGGGTGCTCTTCGTCGACCGGCTCGACCCGGCCGGCCGCAAGGAGGCCATGAAGGCGATCCGCCAGGCGGAGTGGTACGACGACGCCGCCCCACCGACGGTGAAGGTGAGCCCGCACTCCGTCGGCAGTCCCTTCGGGCTGGGTGGGTGA
- a CDS encoding primosomal protein N' — protein sequence MDVPLAHLDRPFDYLVPATLDDEATPGVRVKVRFAGQLVDGWLLERVDGSDHPRLAYLEKVVSPVPVLAPEVARLARAVADRYAGSLADVLRLAVPPRHARVEKEPTSDPEPAASVAVGRGRVDVEGWEDYPTGPALLRALVDGRAPRAVWSALPGEDWAARYATAVAAAVAGGRGALVVVADGRDLDRLDAALTVTLGPDRHVCLSAALGPARRYRAFLAARRGDVPVVIGTRAAMFAPVARLGLVAIWDDGDDLHAEPRAPYPHAREVLLTRAQLGDAAALVGGYTRTAEAHLLVETGWAREVVADRAVLRARTPAVAPTGDDPQLARDPGAATARLPSLAWTAAREALRADLPVLVQVPRRGYLPSTACADCRTPARCPHCAGPLALPSAGGAPICRWCGRVAAAYACPQCGGRRLRASVTGARRTAEELGRAFPGVPVRTSGREEVLAAVPAGAGLVVATPGAEPVAESGYGAVLLLDTWALLTRADLRAGEEALRRWLAAAALARPASAGGRVVVVADGGLAPVQALLRWDAPWFAARELAERRELGFPPAVRMASVTGAPAAVADLLAGARLPDGAEVLGPVPADGERERMLVRVPRGRAAELAGALRAAAAARSARKAADPVRLQVDPLALF from the coding sequence GTGGACGTCCCGCTGGCCCACCTGGACCGGCCCTTCGACTACCTGGTGCCGGCGACGCTCGACGACGAGGCGACGCCGGGCGTGCGGGTGAAGGTGCGCTTCGCCGGCCAACTGGTCGACGGCTGGCTGCTGGAGCGCGTCGACGGGTCCGACCACCCCCGGCTGGCGTACCTGGAGAAGGTGGTGTCCCCCGTCCCGGTGCTCGCCCCGGAGGTGGCCCGGTTGGCCCGGGCGGTCGCCGACCGGTACGCGGGCAGTCTCGCCGACGTGCTGCGGCTGGCCGTCCCGCCGCGGCACGCCCGCGTCGAGAAGGAACCCACCTCCGACCCCGAACCCGCCGCCTCCGTCGCCGTCGGGCGCGGTCGGGTCGACGTGGAGGGGTGGGAGGACTACCCGACCGGGCCGGCCCTGCTGCGGGCGCTTGTCGACGGGCGGGCCCCCCGCGCGGTCTGGTCGGCACTGCCGGGGGAGGACTGGGCGGCACGGTACGCGACCGCCGTGGCCGCCGCCGTGGCCGGCGGGCGCGGCGCGCTGGTCGTCGTCGCCGACGGCCGCGACCTGGACCGGCTCGACGCGGCCCTGACCGTCACCCTCGGACCGGACCGGCACGTCTGCCTGTCCGCCGCGCTGGGGCCCGCGCGGCGCTACCGGGCGTTCCTCGCCGCCCGGCGCGGCGACGTGCCGGTGGTGATCGGCACCCGGGCGGCCATGTTCGCCCCCGTCGCGCGGCTCGGCCTGGTGGCCATCTGGGACGACGGGGACGACCTGCACGCCGAACCCCGGGCCCCCTACCCGCACGCCCGCGAGGTGCTGCTCACCCGCGCCCAGCTCGGCGACGCGGCGGCCCTCGTCGGCGGGTACACCCGCACCGCCGAGGCACACCTGCTGGTGGAGACGGGTTGGGCCCGTGAGGTGGTGGCCGACCGGGCGGTGCTGCGGGCGCGTACCCCCGCCGTCGCCCCGACCGGCGACGATCCGCAACTGGCCCGGGATCCGGGTGCGGCGACGGCCCGGCTGCCCAGCCTGGCCTGGACGGCCGCCCGGGAGGCGCTGCGGGCCGACCTGCCGGTGCTGGTGCAGGTGCCCCGCCGGGGCTACCTGCCCTCCACGGCGTGTGCCGACTGCCGGACGCCCGCCCGGTGCCCGCACTGCGCCGGCCCCCTGGCGCTGCCGTCGGCGGGGGGTGCGCCGATCTGCCGGTGGTGCGGCCGGGTGGCCGCCGCGTACGCCTGCCCGCAGTGCGGCGGGCGGCGGCTGCGCGCCTCCGTCACCGGTGCCCGCCGAACGGCCGAGGAGTTGGGTCGCGCCTTCCCGGGGGTGCCCGTGCGGACCTCCGGCCGAGAGGAGGTCCTGGCGGCCGTGCCGGCGGGCGCGGGCCTGGTGGTCGCCACGCCCGGCGCCGAGCCGGTCGCGGAGTCCGGCTACGGCGCGGTGCTGCTGCTGGACACGTGGGCGCTGCTCACCCGGGCCGACCTGCGGGCCGGTGAGGAGGCGCTGCGCCGCTGGCTGGCCGCCGCCGCGCTGGCCCGGCCCGCCTCGGCGGGAGGCCGGGTCGTGGTGGTCGCCGACGGCGGACTCGCCCCGGTGCAGGCACTGCTGCGCTGGGACGCCCCGTGGTTCGCGGCCCGTGAGCTGGCGGAGCGCCGTGAGCTGGGGTTCCCCCCGGCGGTGCGGATGGCCAGCGTGACCGGGGCACCGGCGGCGGTGGCCGATCTGCTGGCCGGGGCCCGGCTGCCCGACGGCGCGGAGGTGCTCGGCCCGGTGCCGGCCGACGGTGAGCGGGAACGGATGCTGGTGCGGGTTCCCCGGGGGCGGGCCGCGGAACTGGCCGGGGCGCTGCGCGCGGCGGCGGCGGCCCGCAGCGCCCGCAAGGCCGCCGACCCGGTCCGCCTTCAGGTCGACCCGCTCGCCCTGTTCTGA
- the coaBC gene encoding bifunctional phosphopantothenoylcysteine decarboxylase/phosphopantothenate--cysteine ligase CoaBC, giving the protein MPARIVLGVGGGIAAYKACELVRLFTESGHQVRVVPTASALRFVGAPTWAALSGQPVADDVWADVHEVPHVRLGQQADLVVVAPATADLLARAAHGLADDLLTNTLLTARCPVLLAPAMHTEMWEHPATAANVATLRARGVRVVEPAVGRLTGADTGKGRLPDPAEIFAVARRALSRGPAAPADLTGRHVVVTAGGTREPLDPVRFLGNRSSGKQGYAFARTAVARGARVTLVSANVSLADPAGVDVVRVGTTEELRAATLRAADDADVVVMAAAPADFRPATYATGKIKKSDDGSAPTVALVTNPDIAAELGRRRRPEQLLVIFAAETGDAEANGRAKLVRKRADLVVVNEVGADRVFGADTNAATVIGADGTVAHLPERSKEDLADGVWDLVVSRLTTPS; this is encoded by the coding sequence ATGCCCGCCCGGATCGTCCTCGGCGTCGGTGGTGGCATCGCCGCCTACAAGGCGTGTGAACTGGTTCGGCTGTTCACCGAGTCGGGCCACCAGGTCAGGGTGGTGCCGACCGCGTCGGCGCTGCGGTTCGTCGGCGCGCCGACCTGGGCCGCGCTGTCGGGCCAGCCGGTCGCCGACGACGTCTGGGCCGACGTGCACGAGGTTCCGCACGTACGGCTCGGCCAGCAGGCCGACCTCGTGGTGGTCGCGCCGGCCACCGCCGACCTGCTCGCCAGGGCCGCCCACGGTCTCGCCGACGACCTGCTCACCAACACGTTGCTGACCGCCCGTTGCCCGGTGCTGCTGGCTCCGGCGATGCACACGGAGATGTGGGAGCACCCGGCGACGGCCGCGAACGTCGCCACGCTGCGCGCCCGCGGGGTCCGGGTGGTCGAGCCCGCGGTCGGCCGGCTCACCGGCGCCGACACGGGTAAGGGACGACTGCCCGACCCCGCCGAGATCTTCGCCGTGGCCCGCCGGGCGCTCAGCCGTGGCCCTGCCGCCCCCGCCGACCTGACCGGTCGGCACGTGGTGGTCACCGCTGGCGGCACCCGCGAACCGCTGGACCCGGTGCGGTTCCTCGGCAACCGGTCCTCCGGCAAGCAGGGCTACGCCTTCGCCCGCACGGCCGTGGCCCGTGGGGCCCGGGTGACCCTGGTGTCGGCCAACGTGTCGCTGGCCGACCCGGCCGGGGTCGACGTGGTCCGCGTCGGCACGACCGAGGAACTGCGGGCCGCGACCCTGCGGGCGGCCGACGACGCCGATGTCGTGGTGATGGCGGCGGCGCCCGCGGACTTCCGTCCCGCGACCTACGCGACCGGCAAGATCAAGAAGTCGGACGACGGCAGCGCACCCACCGTGGCGCTGGTCACCAACCCCGACATCGCCGCCGAACTCGGCCGGCGGCGCCGCCCGGAACAGCTGCTCGTGATCTTCGCCGCGGAGACGGGCGACGCCGAGGCCAACGGCCGGGCGAAGCTGGTCCGCAAGCGTGCGGACCTGGTCGTCGTCAACGAGGTCGGCGCCGACCGGGTCTTCGGGGCCGACACCAACGCCGCCACCGTCATCGGCGCGGACGGCACGGTCGCCCACCTGCCCGAACGGTCCAAGGAAGACCTTGCCGACGGGGTCTGGGACCTCGTGGTGTCCCGGCTGACGACCCCCTCCTGA